A single window of Hydrogenimonas thermophila DNA harbors:
- the cysN gene encoding sulfate adenylyltransferase subunit CysN: MSMENNKMFTDIEVYLKEHENKEMLRFITCGSVDDGKSTLIGRLLYDSKMIFEDQLAAVKNETKKYGTVGEDSEIDFALLIDGLQSEREQGITIDVAYRFFATDKRKYIIADTPGHEQYTRNMVTGASTADLAVILIDARKGVLTQTRRHSFLVSLLGIRNIVVAINKMDLVDYSQETFDNIVTDYKQMYDQLKFSLPYKNFHQTIDFIPMSALKGDNVVDISSNMPWYKGEALLPYLDTVTINQGEFEAFRYPVQYVNRPNLDFRGFAGTIASGSIKEQDKITVYPSKKESTVKKIVSPANPELLTPNSELQSLKEAFALMATTLTLNDEIDISRGDLIVKTDEKAPHLSDSFEAMLVWMDEDGLKEREYIIKIYSKETNATISKILFKKDVNSWEKIETKTLELNDIARVQIDLTEEVAFDLYEENRKTGAFILIDKITNNTVAAGMIAGTATRQKAKRVYTEAEKELNAYIRKYYPEWGCKEC; encoded by the coding sequence ATGTCTATGGAGAATAATAAAATGTTTACAGATATTGAAGTCTATCTTAAAGAGCATGAAAATAAAGAGATGCTTCGCTTTATTACTTGCGGTAGTGTGGATGATGGTAAATCAACTTTAATTGGTCGTCTACTTTACGATAGTAAGATGATCTTTGAAGATCAGTTAGCAGCTGTAAAAAATGAGACAAAAAAGTATGGAACCGTAGGAGAAGATTCAGAGATAGACTTTGCTCTACTCATAGACGGGCTTCAAAGTGAAAGAGAACAGGGCATTACCATAGATGTTGCCTACCGATTCTTTGCAACAGATAAAAGAAAATACATCATAGCAGATACCCCAGGTCACGAGCAGTACACTAGAAATATGGTAACAGGAGCCAGCACAGCAGATTTGGCAGTTATTCTAATAGATGCCAGAAAAGGTGTACTAACTCAAACTAGAAGACACTCCTTTTTAGTAAGTCTGCTAGGCATTAGAAATATAGTAGTTGCTATAAACAAAATGGACCTTGTAGACTACTCTCAAGAGACCTTTGACAATATAGTAACTGACTACAAACAGATGTATGATCAGTTAAAATTTTCTCTTCCATACAAAAACTTCCACCAAACTATAGACTTCATCCCAATGTCAGCACTAAAAGGTGACAATGTAGTAGATATATCATCAAATATGCCTTGGTATAAAGGAGAAGCTCTACTTCCATATCTAGATACTGTTACAATAAACCAAGGAGAATTTGAAGCCTTTAGATACCCAGTTCAATACGTAAACCGCCCAAACCTAGACTTCAGAGGCTTCGCAGGAACCATTGCATCAGGCTCTATAAAAGAGCAAGATAAAATCACAGTTTACCCATCAAAAAAAGAGTCAACAGTAAAAAAAATAGTTTCACCAGCAAATCCTGAACTTTTAACTCCTAACTCCGAACTCCAAAGCCTCAAAGAGGCTTTTGCCCTAATGGCTACAACTCTAACTCTAAATGACGAAATAGACATTTCAAGAGGCGATTTAATAGTAAAAACAGATGAAAAAGCTCCTCACTTAAGCGACAGTTTTGAAGCAATGCTTGTCTGGATGGATGAAGATGGACTTAAAGAGCGTGAATATATCATAAAAATCTACTCAAAAGAGACAAATGCAACCATTAGCAAAATACTCTTTAAAAAAGATGTAAACAGTTGGGAGAAGATAGAAACTAAAACATTAGAGCTAAATGACATAGCCCGTGTTCAAATAGACTTAACAGAAGAGGTGGCATTTGATCTATATGAAGAGAACAGAAAAACAGGAGCATTCATTCTCATAGATAAAATCACAAATAACACAGTAGCTGCCGGTATGATAGCAGGGACCGCTACCAGACAAAAAGCTAAAAGAGTCTATACAGAAGCAGAAAAAGAGTTAAATGCATACATAAGAAAATATTACCCTGAATGGGGATGTAAGGAATGTTGA
- the cysC gene encoding adenylyl-sulfate kinase: MYKETNLRSIVKGISWRFVATGTTIIIVYTFFGRLDLAIAAGLLETVAKVALYWAHEKIWQKIRFGKKRIEPFNLWFTGLPLSGKTTIANKVYEKLKKLDIPLERIDSKDIRELIPNAGFSREERNQHMKRIGHLIQTLQNNSISTVASFVSPYRESRKAIRTMVKNNIVVYVKADIETCKKRDYKGVYEKALKGELKNFTGISDVYEEPQHAEIVIDTETTTPDEAAEMIFQYVKRNYIK, encoded by the coding sequence GTGTATAAAGAGACTAACCTTCGCTCTATAGTCAAAGGCATAAGCTGGCGATTTGTAGCTACAGGTACAACCATCATAATTGTCTATACCTTTTTTGGAAGATTAGACTTAGCCATCGCTGCTGGTCTTTTAGAAACTGTTGCAAAAGTAGCTCTTTATTGGGCACATGAAAAGATTTGGCAAAAGATCAGATTTGGTAAAAAACGTATTGAACCTTTTAACCTATGGTTTACAGGTTTGCCACTCAGTGGTAAAACAACAATTGCCAATAAAGTCTATGAGAAACTAAAAAAGCTAGATATTCCTTTAGAGCGTATCGACTCAAAAGATATTCGTGAACTAATTCCAAATGCAGGTTTCAGCCGTGAAGAGAGAAACCAGCATATGAAACGCATAGGGCATCTCATACAGACACTTCAAAATAACTCTATCTCAACAGTTGCATCATTTGTCTCACCATACAGAGAGTCAAGAAAAGCAATCAGAACAATGGTTAAAAACAACATTGTAGTCTATGTAAAAGCAGATATTGAAACCTGTAAAAAGAGAGACTACAAAGGTGTTTATGAAAAGGCTCTAAAAGGAGAGCTAAAAAACTTCACAGGCATAAGCGATGTTTATGAAGAACCACAACACGCAGAGATAGTTATAGACACAGAAACCACCACACCAGATGAAGCCGCAGAGATGATCTTTCAGTATGTTAAAAGGAACTATATAAAATGA
- the cysC gene encoding adenylyl-sulfate kinase → MTSKNIVWHDHKVTKQDRSSIKKQKPVILWFTGLSGSGKSTIANAVETKLYKMGKHTYLLDGDNIRHGLNKDLGFSEEDRIENIRRIGEVAKLFVDSGLIVLTAFISPFQKDRDQVRNLVNDEEFIEVYVDTPLEVCEQRDPKGLYKKARAGEIPDFTGISSPYEPPKNPEIHIKNDEVAVEECVEKVIEYLKEHKYI, encoded by the coding sequence ATGACATCTAAAAATATAGTATGGCACGATCATAAAGTAACTAAACAAGATAGATCTTCTATAAAAAAACAAAAACCTGTCATCCTATGGTTTACTGGCTTAAGTGGAAGTGGTAAAAGCACTATTGCAAATGCAGTAGAAACAAAACTATATAAAATGGGCAAACATACCTACCTTTTAGATGGCGACAATATTCGTCACGGTTTAAACAAAGATTTAGGATTTAGTGAAGAAGACCGCATAGAAAACATTAGACGCATAGGTGAAGTAGCTAAACTGTTTGTAGATAGCGGTTTAATAGTTCTAACCGCTTTTATATCTCCTTTTCAAAAAGATAGAGATCAAGTAAGAAACTTGGTAAATGATGAAGAATTTATTGAAGTTTACGTAGATACACCTCTAGAAGTTTGTGAACAAAGAGATCCAAAAGGCTTGTACAAAAAAGCAAGAGCAGGAGAAATTCCAGACTTTACAGGCATCTCATCTCCATACGAACCACCTAAAAATCCGGAGATTCATATAAAAAATGATGAAGTAGCAGTAGAAGAGTGTGTAGAGAAGGTAATAGAATATTTAAAAGAACATAAGTATATTTAG
- the cysQ gene encoding 3'(2'),5'-bisphosphate nucleotidase CysQ produces the protein MQTTKDKTLQNINILEVINIALKAGSAVMQIYRKDFTVEYKDDKSPLTEADKTAHKIIVDGLSKISPFPTLSEEGKNIPYEERKKWQYYWLIDPIDGTKEFIKKNDEFTINIALIHKDTPVLGVVLAPAINELYYAKKEEGAYKVMLDNGCWIMDEKDLQKAQKLPLNNSTSNTENSTLTIVASKSHLNQETQDFIDNLTSNTENSTFISKGSSLKLLMVAEGSANVYPRLAPTMEWDTAAADAVVREAGKMTYEYNQQSNTQDSTSNIKNFPSLKYNKEDLLNPWFVVK, from the coding sequence ATGCAAACAACTAAAGATAAAACACTACAAAACATAAACATCTTAGAAGTAATAAACATAGCCTTAAAAGCAGGCTCTGCTGTAATGCAAATTTATAGAAAAGATTTCACAGTAGAGTATAAAGATGACAAGTCACCACTTACAGAAGCAGATAAAACAGCTCATAAAATTATAGTCGATGGTTTGTCTAAAATTTCACCTTTTCCAACTCTCTCTGAAGAGGGGAAAAACATACCATACGAAGAGCGAAAAAAGTGGCAATATTACTGGCTAATAGACCCAATAGATGGAACAAAAGAGTTCATTAAAAAAAATGACGAATTTACCATAAACATTGCACTCATACATAAAGATACACCAGTTCTAGGTGTTGTACTTGCTCCAGCCATAAATGAACTTTACTATGCAAAAAAAGAAGAGGGAGCATATAAAGTAATGTTGGATAATGGATGTTGGATAATGGATGAAAAAGATTTACAGAAAGCTCAAAAGTTACCACTAAATAATTCAACATCCAATACTGAAAACTCAACATTAACAATAGTTGCTTCTAAATCCCACCTAAACCAAGAGACTCAAGACTTCATTGACAATCTAACATCTAACACTGAAAATTCAACATTCATCTCAAAAGGCTCTTCTTTAAAACTGCTAATGGTTGCAGAAGGAAGTGCCAATGTTTACCCAAGACTTGCTCCAACAATGGAGTGGGACACAGCCGCTGCCGATGCAGTTGTTCGTGAAGCTGGAAAAATGACATACGAATACAACCAACAATCTAACACTCAAGATTCAACATCCAACATCAAAAACTTTCCCTCTCTAAAGTACAATAAAGAAGATCTTCTGAATCCTTGGTTTGTTGTAAAGTAA